CCGCCATCGGCGCGGTCATGGCGCTCGTCATTCCGCCGCTGGTGGGCGCGCACAGCGACCGCACCGGGCGGCGCGTGCCGTACCTGCGGCTGGGCGTGGGCGTGAACATCGCGGGTCTGGCCGTCATGGGGGCCGCCGTGACCCTGCTGAGTGGCATGACCGGCTTCTGGGTGTACGTGCTGGGGTTCCTGCTCGTGCAGTTCGGCAACAACTACGCCACCGCGCCGTACTCGGCCCTGATTCCGCAGCTCGTGCCGACCGAGCAGCGCGGCCGGTACAGCGGCGTGATGGGCATGCTCCAGGCGGCGGGGCAGCTGCTGGGCGCGGTCAGTGCCTTCGTGGTCGGGACGCTGGGGTTGCCGTCCATGGTGTCGTTCGTGCTGATCGCGGTGTTCCTGCTGGTGCCGGCGCTCGTGACGATGCGCGGCGTTCCGGACGACGCCCGCCCCGCCCCGGCCGGCACCCGGCCCGCGCCGTGGCAGTCGCTGTTCGCGTACCGGCCGTTCCTGTGGGTGTTCGTCACGCGCGTCCTGTTCGCGCTGGGGCAGTACTCGGTGCAGCCCTTCTTGCAGTACTACAACGCCGACGTGCTGGGCCAGAAGGACCCGGCCACGTCGAACTCGATCATGCTGGCGTGCATCATCGTGGCGAGCATCGTGTCCGCCCTGATCGGCGGGCGCATCAGTGACCGCGTGGGCCGTAAACCCGTCATCTACGTCGCCGGGACGACCATGGCGGCCGCCGCGCTGCTGCTGCTGGTCGTGCCGGGTTTCGGGGCAGCGCTGCTGCTGGCCGTCGTGTTCGGTCTGGGCTTCGGCGCGTTCACCAGCGTGGACTGGGCGCTGGGCAGCGACGCCATGCCCAGCGACACCAGCTTCGCGCGGGACATGGGCATCTGGCACGTGGCGTTCGTGGCTCCGCAGTTCATCGGGGGGCCGCAGGGCGCGCTGCTCGACTGGGGGAACGCGCAGGGCGGCAACCTGGGGTACACGCTGGTGTTCGGCGTGGCCGCCGCCTTCTTCATCCTGGGCGTACTGCTGGTCCGCAACGTGCCGGACACCCGCCCGAAAGGTCAGCACCTGCCTGCCTGAGCGTCACCTCTGCTGATACGGGTTCCGTTTGTTTCGCCGACAATCCGGAACTTCACCGGATTGCCGGCTCCACGTCCGGAACCCGTTTCTCTCCTTCTCGCATCCGCTCGGATTGAACGGTCTTTGCAGTCCATTCAATCGGAGTCCGTATGAGTAGCGGAAGTGCGCGGCCCGGACGCCAGAGGTCCGGGCCGTTCCCATGGTTGGCCCTGGTGCGGGGTGTCCGGTTGTTCCTCACGGAGCGTGCAGGGTTCCTTCAGAACGGGTTACGAAGCTGTTCACACGGTGCCTCTCATTTCAGTTCGGCGCGGCGGGCGCGTGACAGGGTGAACCCATGACTCAATCCGATACCGCGCAATCCGATACCGCCCGCACGGACTCCATCAAGACGCTGGCCGCCATGATCAAGGAAGTCCACTTCGCCATGCTGACCGTGCAGACCGCCGACGGTCACCTGCACGCCCACCCCATGACCACGCAGCAGGTCGAGTTCGACGGTGACATCTGGTTCATCGGCGGCAAGGACACCGAGCAGGTGCAGAACATGGCGGCCCGCCCCCAGGTGAACGTCAGTTACTCCAGCCCCGACAAGGGCGTGTACGTCAGCGTGAACGGCACCGCGCAACTGGTCGAGAACCGCGCGAAACTCGATGAACTCTGGAGTGACTTCTACCAGACGTACTTCCCGCAGGGCAAGGAAGACCCGAACATCCAGCTGATCCAGATTCACGCGAACGGCGCCGAGTACTGGGAAGGCAACGGCAAGATCCGCAGCCTGCTGGCGTTCGCGAAGGGACTGGTCGGTGGGAAGCCCGACATGGGCGAGAACGAAACCGTCCGACTCTGATCGGCTGCGCGCCCTGACCACATCGGGTCAGACATGATCACAGAACGGACTCCGGAAGAGGGGCAGCTGCCCGCCTTCCGGAGTCTGTTCTGTGAGGTGATTCCCGCCGTTTACTTCAGTTCTTTGAGGACGGCGTTGTTCAGGTTCGTGGCGCCCTCGTTGGCGTACACGATCAGGCTGGTCTGCGCGGCGACCCGTTCGTCCAGGACGACGGTGTAGCCGTTGGCGCGGGCGACCTTGGCGACGGCGGCGTTCATCTTGGTGCCCAGCGGTTTGAAGGCCGCGTCGATGCGTTTGGCGTAGTCGGTGCGGGCGGCCGCGTACGCCTGCTGCGCCTTGGTGAGGGCGGCGCGGTCGGCGGCGGTGCTGGCCTTCGCCGCGAGCGCCTGGATGTTCTTCTGCTTCGCGGCGAGGTCGCTGCTGGCCCTGGCGTTCAGGTCCAGGTAGGCCTGCGCGCCGGGCATGCCCTTCACGACCGTCTGGACGTTCAGGATGCCGACGCGGTTCTTGCTCTGCTGGGCGTGCGGGACGGTGGTCAGCAGGGCGAGCGGGAGGAGGAGCATGAATCGGTTCAAGGGAAGTTCTCCTGGCCCGGCAGGAAGCCGGTGGTGACGGAGCCGGCCCCGCAGCGAGTACCGCGCGGGGCCAGCTTCGGGTCAGGGGTGATCGCGCGGAGGCGGGCTTATACGGATTCCGTTTGTTTCGTTGACAACCCGGAAGGGCGCCAGGTTGCTAACTCCACGTCCGGAACCCGTTTCTCTCCCACTCTGCGGGGCAGCTCTACGAGTCGCATCCGCTCGGATTGAACGGTCTTTGCAGCCCATTCAATCGGAGTCCGTATTACTTGACGGACTTGGCGACCGCGTCGGTCAGTTCGCTGGTGGGGTCGGCGTAGATGACCAGTCCGCTCTTGGCGGCCACGTCGCGGTCCATGACGATCGAGAAGCCGTTGCTCTTGGCGACGGTGTTGATGGCGGTGTCCACGGCCTTCTCGACCACGGCGATCTTCGGGGCCAGCTGCTTGTCGTAGGCGTCGGCCTTGCTGCGGATGGTGGTGACCAGCTGCTCGCGGGTCTGTTTCTCGGCGGCCGAGGCGTTCGCGCCCTTGGCATCGATGGCCTTGACCTGCTTGTCGAGCGCCGTGAGTTCATCGTCGGCTTTCTTCTGAATGGCCTGGATTTCCTTGTCGCCGGGGTGGGCGGCCAGGAGTTTGGAAACGTCCACGAACCCGACCTTCTGGGGGGTGGTCTGCGCGTGGGGCGCGACGGTACCGAGGCCGTAGGCGGCCGCGAGGGCCAGGGGGGCCAGGATCTTGGCGTTGATCTTCATGTCGCGCAACGTATCACGCGCCTTTCTGAGCCGAATGAAGGTCAGCTGACCCGGTTCACACCTCCTTTCCATCCCCCGTTCGTGGGGCTGTACGCAGGCAGGCGGGACGTGTGCCGGGCCGGGTCACCTGTACACTGCGCGTATGCTCGTTCGCGACTGGATGACCCGTAATCCGACCACCGTGACTCCCGACACGCCCGTCATGGACGCCCTGAAACTGCTGAAAGAGGGTGGGTTCCGCCGCCTGCCGGTCATGGAGGGCGAGCGGCTGGTCGGCATCACGACCCGCAAGGACCTGAAAGACGCCATGCCCAGCAAGGCCACGACCCTGAGCGTCTGGGAACTGAATTACCTGCTGAGCAAACTGACGGTCGAGGAGATGATGGCCCGCCCGGTCATCACGGCCGCCGAGGGCGAGTACATGGAGGACGCGGCGCTGCGCATGCAGGAGCATCACGTGGGGGGCCTGCCGGTCCTGAACGACGCGGGCCGCCTGAGTGGGATCATCACGACCATGGATGTCCTGCGGGCCTTCACGGGCATCCTGGGCATGCGCGAGGGCGGGCAGCGCCTGACGCTGGACATGCCGGACGTGCCGGGCAGCCTGGAACGCGCGACCGGGGCGATCCTGCCGAGCAACATCATCAGCGTCGCCACGTACGGCGGCGAGAACGGCCGGCGCCGTTTCGTGATGCGCGTCAGCGGCGAGGGCCTCAAGGACGTGCGCGAGCGCGTGCGGGCCACCGGCATCGACGTGCTGGACTGACCCACACAGAGGTGACGCAACCAGAAGAGAGGCCCGGTGATCGGCACACCGGGCCTCTCTCTTTGCAGCCGGTTACAGCAGGCTGATGGCGTACTCGCCCATCCGGCGCGGGATGTTCACGCCGGTGGTCGCCACGGAGTTCTTGAATTCCATGGTGTGATTGA
The DNA window shown above is from Deinococcus sp. LM3 and carries:
- a CDS encoding CBS and ACT domain-containing protein, translated to MLVRDWMTRNPTTVTPDTPVMDALKLLKEGGFRRLPVMEGERLVGITTRKDLKDAMPSKATTLSVWELNYLLSKLTVEEMMARPVITAAEGEYMEDAALRMQEHHVGGLPVLNDAGRLSGIITTMDVLRAFTGILGMREGGQRLTLDMPDVPGSLERATGAILPSNIISVATYGGENGRRRFVMRVSGEGLKDVRERVRATGIDVLD
- a CDS encoding OmpH family outer membrane protein: MNRFMLLLPLALLTTVPHAQQSKNRVGILNVQTVVKGMPGAQAYLDLNARASSDLAAKQKNIQALAAKASTAADRAALTKAQQAYAAARTDYAKRIDAAFKPLGTKMNAAVAKVARANGYTVVLDERVAAQTSLIVYANEGATNLNNAVLKELK
- a CDS encoding MFS transporter — translated: MIASPPAAPRVSPWVLSAFWFGTAFHWLLLLLVLMPANVLEFVGPDRKGTYVGALTAIGAVMALVIPPLVGAHSDRTGRRVPYLRLGVGVNIAGLAVMGAAVTLLSGMTGFWVYVLGFLLVQFGNNYATAPYSALIPQLVPTEQRGRYSGVMGMLQAAGQLLGAVSAFVVGTLGLPSMVSFVLIAVFLLVPALVTMRGVPDDARPAPAGTRPAPWQSLFAYRPFLWVFVTRVLFALGQYSVQPFLQYYNADVLGQKDPATSNSIMLACIIVASIVSALIGGRISDRVGRKPVIYVAGTTMAAAALLLLVVPGFGAALLLAVVFGLGFGAFTSVDWALGSDAMPSDTSFARDMGIWHVAFVAPQFIGGPQGALLDWGNAQGGNLGYTLVFGVAAAFFILGVLLVRNVPDTRPKGQHLPA
- a CDS encoding OmpH family outer membrane protein translates to MKINAKILAPLALAAAYGLGTVAPHAQTTPQKVGFVDVSKLLAAHPGDKEIQAIQKKADDELTALDKQVKAIDAKGANASAAEKQTREQLVTTIRSKADAYDKQLAPKIAVVEKAVDTAINTVAKSNGFSIVMDRDVAAKSGLVIYADPTSELTDAVAKSVK
- a CDS encoding pyridoxamine 5'-phosphate oxidase family protein, with product MTQSDTAQSDTARTDSIKTLAAMIKEVHFAMLTVQTADGHLHAHPMTTQQVEFDGDIWFIGGKDTEQVQNMAARPQVNVSYSSPDKGVYVSVNGTAQLVENRAKLDELWSDFYQTYFPQGKEDPNIQLIQIHANGAEYWEGNGKIRSLLAFAKGLVGGKPDMGENETVRL